The nucleotide window CTTTAACGGATAAGAACAGGGCTATCAGTACATGAAGCAATAATATCTTCTTCATAACTAATTAATTTTCTCGATAATCAATCCTGATATAAATGCAACGTCAGAGTAGTTATTATCAGCACGGTTGATGCTGACCTTGATCGTTTCCCCTGCCTGAATCTGCCCGTTGAAGGTGACATAGTTGTTTGTATTATCCGTCGGATACACATATTGCAGCTGGTTGCTTCTACCTCCGAATTTCACATTCACAAAGGCTTGTCCTTTCCGGTCCACAGAAGATTTTATGGAGGAGATCAGTTTCACCTGGTATTTACCAGCTGGTAAACCCTGGCCGTTGCTGCCTTTTATTTCCAGGCCGTAGTTGGAACCATCAAACTTCATGAAACCATTCATCACATGGCTACGTACCACATCCGCAGGGAAATCAGTGCTGAAGTCACCAGTGCTCATACCGTTATCATCAGCAGCGTATCCCTGGTAGAACGTACCCCAGTTGGCCGTGCTGACAGTACTGAGTACCCAGCCGGTGGGGTTGTCTGTAAACACCTGTACATTCTGGGTGAAATTACCGTAGGCACTAGTCCAACCCGGAACATTCTGCGGTGTTTTACTGAAATTAAACTGTGCTCTGTTTCCTGGCTGAGATCCCGGTTTTTCTTTCAGCACAATAGCCACTATGGCTGACTGGCCTGCCGGCAGGTTTGACAGCGATCTTGATTTCAGTGTCAGGTTGATGACGCCGCCGGTGGATTTCACGTTGGTCACATCAACATAATCATTGGTATTCCAGGCCGCATAACCGGAGCTTACATTCGCGCCGTTGACTGTTGCAGTAAGTGCGGAAGAAGTAGTCTTATCAGTGTTTCTGTTGGCATGATAAATCCTTATATCATAGCCGGAATTATCTGACAAGCCGCCAAAGGCATAGGTGGCACCTGTAGCATCAATCACAGCACCGTCTCTGTAGATGCTATGGTCGAGCCCCATGTAATCGTTGTCCAGGCCGTCGTCGAAGTTGGTAGGTACACTGGCGCTTACCACCTTAAAGCTGAGTGGATAGGTGCTTCCTTTGATATCCTTCAGTCCATTAATGATGGCACCTGGTGTGTTATCAGTGATCTTATTGGTGTTAGGTACCGGTGTATTGGAAGCTACGCCCGGATCGATCACGTAATAGCGATAGTATTCCGTGAGCCTTTGCAACAGTACACGCAAACGTTGTTCCAGCGTTGTTTTATCCGCTGAAGCCGGAAGTTTCTGCACCAGGATCAGGGCTTTGCTGTATTCGGTATAGTCTTCCTTCTCTTCTGCCCTGGTGACAAAGTTGGCTGCTGCCAATTCCGGTTTACGGTTGTATAACAACAAAAAGTCCTTTTCAAAATCAAAAGAGGCCTTTGTTTTATCGTATACTGTCTGGTTCCAGATAGTTGGTTCGTGATCACCGATGGTGAGCATCTTTATCTGTGGCGGATAAAGTCCTTTAGGACTGGCGCTGTTGATGGTGTTGATACAATCCCAGGTGATAGTGGAAGGCACATAAGGATCAATAAAATCCTGTACATAATAAGCACCTATATTTTTGGCGATGATACCATTTCTTTGCAGATCATTGTCAGTAGGTGATATAGAAATATAAGCCGCAAACAGGGAAGGATAGGAAGCTACTGCCAGACAGGATGCGCCACCACCAAAAGACAGACCGGTCACATACACCCTGTCCACATCCACATGGTAGTTCTTCACCGCATAATCATATGCAGCCTTTATTGATTCTTTGGACCAGTTCGGTGTGGGTGATTGTGGCGCAATCACGACGGATTGCATCGGGAAGCTTTTGTTATACAGGTATATGGGCAGCCCTCCAAAAGGATTCAACACCTTACTGATATCGGTACCATTTTCACCACCGCCATGCAGGAAGATGATCAGCGGGTAAGCCGGGTTGCTGTTAGGATCGTAACCATCCGGCAGATATACCCATGTTTTGTTCCCGTTCGTAGTATCGTACACGTTATCATTAGGACCACCACTGGAGAACATCTGCGAAGGCATCGGCACCAGTACTTTAACGGTATCTTTAGCTGTCAGTCCCAGCTGGTCGGTAACGGTGATCACAAAGACATAACTGCCACCGGTGAGGTTAGATACGCCGGTGTTTACTTTGGAGCTATCGGCAAAATTTACTTTCGGTGATCCGGATGGTTGTGATATAACGGTCCAGATAGAAGTGTAGTAGTTGCTGGAACCCGGTGTCACGGAGCCATTCATGGTGGTTTGTGTAGAACCTGCCGGCAACGTGGTATCCTTGCCTGCATTCACAGTAGGGGCTTTGTTGGCGCCCGCTGCGCATACATTCAGGTCGTACCATTTATTACCATCTGAAAAGAGAATCAGTTTATCACCCTTGCTGATGGTCAGACTGTCTTTAGCCAGATAAGGCGGTGTGCCTTTCATATCGCGGGGCACAAAAGCACCTTTCACCCACCAGCGGTAGTTGCCGGTGGTTTTATCGAGGATCACGATCTCACGGTTACGGTTACTCTCCGGAGCGGGCAGTGTTATCTTTCTGCTGAGTGTAATATCACGGAGTACTACCACGCCTACTTCCCGGGGGATGAGGTAATCCGCATCCCCGGTAATAATGAGGCCGCGGGACAGTCCACCCGACCACATGAGTGCACGCAGGGAAAGAGTATCCTGGCCGGGTAATGCCACTGCTGTATCTCCTACCGGCACCAGCCGGAGCTTACGAAATTCGGTCCGTCCCTTCCATTTGTTGAAGAGGAAACCCAATGTGTCCTGGGTATGGTTCTCCAGGATCAGTTCCGCTGTATCGCAGGTATTGTAGATCCGCACACTGTCTGCGCGTATCTGGTAGATGTGCTGCGCATAGGATGCGATACCCATCAGGAGGCATACAATGGAAAGAAAAAATTTTTTCATGATATAGGGTTTAGACTGATTTTATGTTATTTCGAAATTCTACCTACACTAATTGTCAGGCTATCCACCTTTCCTTTTTCTCCGAAAAATGGTATTGCAGATAAAAAAGTCAATTGACCGTTTGTTTTATTCAGCTTGAAGTAATAATCACCAGGCACTTCGTATGTTCCTAACAAAAAAGCTTTCATCGGATTCGCTGAAATATCAATCAGTATACTATACAATACCCCTCTATACCAGCTTTGCGCATCACGAGCGAAACCAGTAATCATGATAAATTTTCTCTCCGGCCAATCGTAAAGTAATATCTTGGAATTCGGAATAAATTCTATGTCCATAGACTCTGGCTCTTCAAGATTGGTTTCCGGATCATAGAATGGAACTATCTTGTCATTAACATAGAGCTTTACTACAGCCGAATCTGATTTCTTGTACTCATCCAACTCATAGGTAACTTTATACTTTTCACTCGAAAATATGACACCTGTCTTTATCTGATCTCTGACCACCTTCTTATAGGGACGAGCAATTGCAGGAATGCTCTTTTCAATGGCAGAATCATATACATATTGACTGTGCAAATATTCAGGAAATTGTGCAGCACTTATTGTAAACGAATCTTTTCCTGCGTATCTGTCTACTCCCCCTGTCATGTTATTGCTCCTGTCAACACCAGCTGAATTGTTCTTCAAAGGATGATTGTTACAGGCGGTAACAAAAACAATACAGATACTAATAAATTGGACCATTTTCATAGCTAAATCTTATTACGGTTTCTTTGTTTTCGTTTCCTTTTGCTTTTGTTTATTTTGAGATTTGGGCTTAAAATCCGGATTATCCTTCAAAAATGTATTTCCACTAAAGCTGGCGGTACCAATGTACTTATATCCTCCGGACTGAACACCTTCATGATCAGCAAGATTGCTAGGTGTATAAGTACCTTCAAATGTACCGGTATCAGCCCACTTAAATCCATTGTTGTAATAGTCAAGATAATCAGGATATTGTTCTCCTGATTTCGGATTAATGCCAGAATAAAAGAAATCAAGCCCTTTCTCATAGGTGGCACCGTTTGTTATATCATTGCCAAAAAGGGCCTTGATTGCACTACCATTAGCAGATTGCATTCCTGTTATCGCATTTCTTTCATCCAGGGACTTCTTCATAAATTCTCTATAATGTGTATAAATGCCTCTTTTATCGTTTTTAGAATCCATTCTTTTTGCATGAGTAGCTCCAACCCCACGACCTGCCATTTTCCCCATTACCCCTTGTAAATTATCCTCATCATTTTTTGCCCGGTACATCATTATATTTTGGGTAGCCTGTTGCGCTTTCGCATTTGAGGTATTTTCATTATAACCGAAAGCAGCCAGTTGCTGAAATGTATTATGATCTTTACTTACTACCGTCCATTGAGTAGCGTAGGCCCCATTTTTATCCACACCCAGAAATATTTGTTTTCCCGTACTTGTCAAAACGTCTGAGAGC belongs to Chitinophaga sp. HK235 and includes:
- a CDS encoding prolyl oligopeptidase family serine peptidase; amino-acid sequence: MKKFFLSIVCLLMGIASYAQHIYQIRADSVRIYNTCDTAELILENHTQDTLGFLFNKWKGRTEFRKLRLVPVGDTAVALPGQDTLSLRALMWSGGLSRGLIITGDADYLIPREVGVVVLRDITLSRKITLPAPESNRNREIVILDKTTGNYRWWVKGAFVPRDMKGTPPYLAKDSLTISKGDKLILFSDGNKWYDLNVCAAGANKAPTVNAGKDTTLPAGSTQTTMNGSVTPGSSNYYTSIWTVISQPSGSPKVNFADSSKVNTGVSNLTGGSYVFVITVTDQLGLTAKDTVKVLVPMPSQMFSSGGPNDNVYDTTNGNKTWVYLPDGYDPNSNPAYPLIIFLHGGGENGTDISKVLNPFGGLPIYLYNKSFPMQSVVIAPQSPTPNWSKESIKAAYDYAVKNYHVDVDRVYVTGLSFGGGASCLAVASYPSLFAAYISISPTDNDLQRNGIIAKNIGAYYVQDFIDPYVPSTITWDCINTINSASPKGLYPPQIKMLTIGDHEPTIWNQTVYDKTKASFDFEKDFLLLYNRKPELAAANFVTRAEEKEDYTEYSKALILVQKLPASADKTTLEQRLRVLLQRLTEYYRYYVIDPGVASNTPVPNTNKITDNTPGAIINGLKDIKGSTYPLSFKVVSASVPTNFDDGLDNDYMGLDHSIYRDGAVIDATGATYAFGGLSDNSGYDIRIYHANRNTDKTTSSALTATVNGANVSSGYAAWNTNDYVDVTNVKSTGGVINLTLKSRSLSNLPAGQSAIVAIVLKEKPGSQPGNRAQFNFSKTPQNVPGWTSAYGNFTQNVQVFTDNPTGWVLSTVSTANWGTFYQGYAADDNGMSTGDFSTDFPADVVRSHVMNGFMKFDGSNYGLEIKGSNGQGLPAGKYQVKLISSIKSSVDRKGQAFVNVKFGGRSNQLQYVYPTDNTNNYVTFNGQIQAGETIKVSINRADNNYSDVAFISGLIIEKIN